The Lucilia cuprina isolate Lc7/37 chromosome 5, ASM2204524v1, whole genome shotgun sequence genome includes a window with the following:
- the LOC111677401 gene encoding calcium-binding mitochondrial carrier protein SCaMC-2 isoform X3, whose translation MLIQILHDEDEPYLDIGEDMNVPDDFTATELQSGMWWRHLAAGGVAGAVSRTCTAPLDRIKVFLQVQTHKTGISDSLRYMLKEGGLRSMWRGNGINVIKIAPESAIKFAAYEKIKRLIRGDDKRQMTIGERFMAGAAAGGISQTAIYPMEVLKTRLALRKTGQYSGILDAAKKIYIHEGLRSFYRGYIPNMLGIIPYAGIDLAVYETLKKNYLSSHNTEQPSFLVLLACGSASSTLGQVCSYPLALVRTRLQAQVVLKSKQSGSPMGGIPLKQAGAGNDDNMFGVFRKILRTEGICGLYRGITPNFIKVLPAVSISYVVYEYSSRCLGVNMT comes from the exons ATGCTTATACAAATATTACATGATGAGGATGAGCCT TACCTCGATATTGGTGAGGATATGAACGTACCTGATGACTTTACAGCAACAGAATTACAAAGTGGCATGTGGTGGCGCCATTTGGCAGCTGGTGGTGTTGCTGGTGCTGTATCACGTACATGCACAGCTCCCTTAGATAGAATAAAAGTGTTTTTGCAG GTCCAAACACACAAGACAGGAATCTCAGATAGTTTAAGGTATATGCTTAAGGAGGGCGGTTTACGTAGTATGTGGCGTGGTAATGGtattaatgttataaaaattgccCCCGAATCGGCTATAAAATTTGCTGCCTATGAGAAAATTAAACGACTGATACGTGGCGACGATAAACGTCAAATGACAATTGGTGAACGTTTTATGGCCGGTGCTGCAGCCGGTGGCATTTCCCAGACCGCTATCTACCCCATGGAAGTATTAAAGACACGTTTAGCATTGCGCAAAACTGGCCAATACAGTGGTATTTTGGATGCGGCGAAAAAGATTTACATCCATGAGGGTTTACGCAGTTTCTATCGCGGTTACATTCCAAATATGTTGGGCATTATACCATACGCTGGCATTGACTTGGCCGTCTACGAAACTCTAAAGAAGAATTATTTAAGTAGTCACAATACAGAACAACCCAGTTTTCTAGTATTACTAGCGTGTGGCAGTGCATCCTCAACGTTGGGTCAAGTGTGTTCATATCCTTTGGCACTAGTGAGGACACGACTACAAGCTCAag TCGTGCTTAAATCGAAACAAAGTGGATCACCTATGGGCGGCATACCCTTGAAACAAGCTGGTGCTGGCAATGATGACAACATGTTTGGCgtatttcgtaaaattttaaggACAGAGGGCATTTGTGGTCTTTATCGTGGCATAACACCCAATTTCATAAAGGTTCTACCAGCCGTTTCCATAAGTTATGTGGTCTATGAATACTCTAGCAGATGTTTGGGTGTTAATATGACATGA
- the LOC111677603 gene encoding SET and MYND domain-containing protein 4 — protein MDIADNTYQQICSARTVQSDKKGFFNEFYLEVKESCGEKWLKNYFGKLKSNEARILSIFSDREICDPVLGVLENVQPVFKEKDAVFSSQRRLQADKYHLMWTSSNKKEELQQALALANLAVMRAPAKGVDMQIDDGLSLALALRSRAVVLLALGEGEQALSDLKLAASFGLDCKQSIDYYIKMAKAYACMGELTKAEISLKIAEKFAGGGNTLIDACRQELPLIKVNKKKSTKIAPSVTHGENEGLRGASNLVKLVETKDKGRFVVANDAVKTGDVVLSENPVAACLLPTFFGSNCHHCFEKLVTPVPCLNCSGIAFCSAQCMGEACDTYHRFECEYMDLFIGSGMSILCYIALRVFTQSANLEAALNTANLLYQNLCTHEDARQADDLLQRSLMSAFLLRCLQKAQYFGRRKTEGVNPTAVELQVGTALLGLLEVLQYNAHEIYQTNTTNEHLFDGSRVVYVGAGLYGTAAYFNHECWPSVARYFVGKKLILAATKPHRPNEIVAENYGPVFTKVNLKERQRALRGRYLFSCSCMACQENWPTLQKLDKQVRFWCVSPNCNNVLQFPKDLSKDVRCVRCRKNVSLKESVAKMIQIEELYREAAQAMHEQKVEQAIDMFKEGIEMFFQIAVLPHKDTLIAQNALTKCLAAQEK, from the exons atggatATTGCCGATAATACTTATCAGCAAATTTGTAGTGCCCGCACTGTACAATCGGATAAAAAGGGTTTCTTCAATGAGTTCTATTTGGAAGTGAAAGAATCATGCGGTGAAAAATggctaaaaaattattttggtaAATTGAAATCGAATGAGGCACGTATTCTGTCAATATTCAGTGATCGTGAAATATGTGATCCCGTATTGGGTGTATTGGAAAATGTTCAACCGGTATTTAAGGAAAAAGATGCGGTTTTTTCATCGCAACGTCGTTTGCAGGCCGATAAATATCATTTAATGTGGAccagttcaaataaaaaggaaGAATTGCAACAGGCCTTGGCCTTGGCTAATTTAGCGGTTATGCGCGCTCCCGCTAAAG GAGTTGATATGCAGATAGATGATGGTTTGAGTTTAGCTTTGGCTTTAAGATCCAGAGCTGTAGTATTACTAGCTCTAGGGGAAGGTGAACAGGCCTTAAGCGATTTGAAATTGGCTGCATCTTTTGGTTTGGATTGCAAACAAAGTATAGATTACTATATCAAAATGGCTAAAGCCTATGCCT gtatGGGTGAATTGACCAAGGCCGAGATTTCCCTTAAAATAGCTGAAAAATTTGCTGGTGGTGGTAATACTCTTATTGATGCCTGTCGTCAGGAGTTGCCTTTAATTAaggtaaataagaaaaaatccacaaaaataGCACCCTCTGTTACTCATGGTGAAAATGAGGGTTTAAGAGGTGCTTCCAATTTAGTTAAACTGGTGGAAACTAAAGATAAAGGTCGTTTTGTGGTAGCCAATGATGCCGTTAAGACTGGTGATGTAGTGTTGAGTGAAAATCCAGTTGCTGCTTGTCTTTTACCAACATTTTTTGGCAGCAATTGTCATCATTGTTTTGAAAA ATTGGTTACTCCGGTACCTTGCTTAAACTGTTCGGGTATTGCATTTTGTTCGGCTCAGTGTATGGGAGAAGCTTGTGATACCTATCATCGTTTTGAATGCGAATACATGGATTTGTTTATTG gtTCTGGCATGTCTATTCTATGTTATATTGCTTTGCGTGTATTTACCCAGTCGGCGAATTTGGAAGCTGCTCTAAATACGGCAAATTTGTTGTATCAGAACTTATGTACTCATGAGGACGCCAGACAGGCTGACGATTTGTTGCAGCGTTCTTTAATGTCGGCCTTCCTATTGAGATGTTTGCAGAAGGCTCAGTACTTTGGAAGGCGTAAAACGGAAGGAGTAAATCCCACAGCAGTTGAATTACAAGTTGGTACAGCTCTTTTGGGTTTGCTGGAAGTTCTTCAGTATAATGCTCACGAAATTTATCAAACAAATACAACGAATGAACATTTGTTCGATGGTTCTCGGGTGGTATATGTGGGTGCCGGTCTCTACGGCACCGCGGCTTATTTCAACCATGAATGCTGGCCTTCAGTGGCCAGATATTTTGTGGGCAAAAAGTTAATATTAGCAGCTACAAAACCTCATCGTCCCAATGAAATCGTAGCAGAAAATTATGGTCCTGTTTTCACTAAAGTGAACTTAAAAGAAAGACAGCGTGCTCTTAGAGGACGCTACCTGTTCAGTTGTAGTTGTATGGCGTGTCAAGAAAATTGGCCAACGTTACAAAAGTTGGACAAGCAAGTAAGATTTTG GTGTGTTTCGCCTAACTGCAACAATGTCTTACAATTTCCCAAAGATCTCAGCAAAGACGTGAGATGTGTACGTTGTCGCAAAAATGTTTCCCTTAAGGAGAGTGTGGCGAAAATGATACAAATTGAAGAGTTATATCGTGAAGCAGCCCAGGCTATGCATGAACAAAAGGTGGAACAAGCCATTGACATGTTTAAAGAAGGCATTGAAATGTTCTTCCAAATTGCAGTCTTACCGCACAAGGATACTTTGATCGCACAAAATGCTCTGACAAAATGTTTAGCTGCCCAGGAAAAATGA